In one Umezawaea sp. Da 62-37 genomic region, the following are encoded:
- a CDS encoding glycosyltransferase family 2 protein: MTEPAIDTTTVPLREELLRHGNNHRSSTHAWEAVADGIGWHQPTPSDCWLAPSRTISVVIPAHQVGYSLPTVLDALESQHHHYEFEVIVVDDASTDDTAQVAIRHRVVDRFVRLPQRMGAATARNIGTALAQGQTVLYLDGDMVIPPHVITDIATRATETSVLLGFRHHVRYEVHSQDPAILARIPNLGADHRVVWRPPANTLLPYSGITLPEPLDGRPLDDTHDFIDLGYGQRYYDWDLPSTVSTALAAAPRAAVLDVGGFAQGFGSLGRGMEDTYLGACLVAAGLLVIPLRQAVGFHLDPPDAAEQWQHKLASRPLILARYRELLELPVPRGRAQDFIAAMTDLLTYCEERP, encoded by the coding sequence ATGACCGAGCCCGCAATCGACACCACGACAGTGCCCCTGCGCGAGGAGCTGCTGCGACACGGCAACAACCACCGGTCCAGCACCCACGCCTGGGAAGCCGTCGCCGACGGGATCGGCTGGCACCAACCGACTCCGTCGGACTGCTGGCTCGCGCCGTCCCGCACGATCTCCGTGGTCATCCCCGCTCACCAGGTCGGCTACAGCCTGCCCACCGTGCTCGACGCGCTGGAGTCCCAGCACCACCACTACGAGTTCGAGGTCATCGTCGTCGACGACGCCAGCACCGACGACACCGCCCAGGTCGCCATCAGGCACCGGGTGGTCGACCGGTTCGTGCGGCTGCCGCAGCGGATGGGCGCGGCCACCGCCCGCAACATCGGCACCGCACTCGCCCAAGGGCAGACGGTGCTCTACCTCGACGGCGACATGGTGATCCCTCCGCACGTGATCACCGACATCGCCACCCGCGCCACCGAGACCAGCGTGCTGCTCGGGTTCCGCCACCACGTGCGCTACGAGGTCCATTCCCAGGACCCGGCCATCCTGGCTCGTATCCCGAACCTCGGTGCCGACCACCGGGTCGTGTGGCGGCCACCCGCGAACACCCTGCTGCCCTACAGCGGGATCACGCTGCCCGAGCCCCTGGACGGCCGCCCGCTCGATGACACCCACGACTTCATCGATCTCGGTTACGGGCAGCGCTACTACGACTGGGACCTGCCCAGCACGGTCAGCACCGCGCTGGCCGCCGCGCCCCGCGCCGCCGTGCTCGACGTCGGTGGTTTCGCCCAAGGGTTCGGCAGTCTGGGCCGGGGCATGGAGGACACCTACCTCGGTGCGTGTCTGGTCGCCGCCGGGCTGCTGGTGATCCCGCTACGCCAAGCCGTCGGGTTTCACCTCGATCCACCGGATGCCGCCGAGCAGTGGCAGCACAAGCTCGCCAGCCGGCCGCTCATCCTCGCCCGCTACCGGGAACTGCTGGAGCTGCCCGTCCCGCGTGGCCGCGCCCAGGACTTCATCGCCGCCATGACCGACCTGCTCACCTACTGCGAGGAACGCCCATGA
- a CDS encoding phosphoribosyltransferase family protein gives MNHTAQRVFEHQRIWRVTPDALREACLLLFAAISHDHPKVDHVVGIANGGDAPARVLASRLGAKVRTVKAQHNADAGLYRQATGKVTVDVDGFRRALGGKKLGGTVLVVDDICGSGATLHKLRNVLTPVLNPDARVVTATLCLNTGAQTVPDYSVWTVSDWVSFPWEKRPAQPTTDMPLPEQVTSHA, from the coding sequence ATGAACCACACCGCACAGCGCGTGTTCGAGCACCAGCGCATCTGGCGGGTCACCCCGGACGCCCTCCGCGAAGCCTGCCTGCTGCTGTTCGCCGCGATCAGCCACGACCACCCGAAAGTCGACCACGTCGTCGGCATCGCTAACGGCGGAGACGCCCCCGCCCGCGTCCTGGCCAGCCGCCTCGGCGCGAAGGTCAGGACCGTGAAGGCCCAGCACAACGCCGACGCCGGGCTCTACCGGCAGGCCACCGGCAAGGTCACCGTGGACGTTGACGGCTTCCGCCGCGCGCTCGGCGGCAAGAAGCTCGGCGGCACCGTCCTCGTGGTGGACGACATCTGCGGCAGCGGCGCCACCCTGCACAAGCTCCGCAACGTGCTCACTCCGGTCCTCAACCCGGATGCCCGCGTCGTCACCGCGACGTTGTGTCTGAACACCGGCGCGCAGACCGTGCCCGACTACTCGGTGTGGACCGTGTCGGACTGGGTCAGCTTCCCCTGGGAGAAGCGCCCAGCCCAGCCGACCACAGACATGCCGCTACCCGAGCAGGTGACCAGCCATGCTTGA
- a CDS encoding AbiV family abortive infection protein: MSSSAKPPLAPGQLAAFARAALMNATDLLADAKVLLDAQRRPRAYALAVLAAEEYGKFHTCLHATRLDPDSPESWNAFWRSLSWHVAKFDKWHAALVDIGHYGTLYEEWLEAWSTRETLNQIALGGKLAALYVDFKDGVAVEPRDAFTAEDARKMVGLVDKVITTISAMEGTLDDQTFEMLYSTARRRAVAD, translated from the coding sequence ATGAGTTCGTCAGCAAAGCCGCCGCTCGCTCCCGGTCAATTGGCAGCCTTCGCACGGGCTGCCCTAATGAACGCGACCGATCTCCTGGCCGACGCCAAGGTTCTTCTCGATGCTCAGAGGCGGCCGCGGGCGTATGCCCTCGCGGTACTAGCCGCTGAGGAATACGGCAAGTTCCATACGTGCCTCCATGCCACTCGACTCGACCCCGATTCACCAGAGAGCTGGAACGCTTTCTGGAGAAGCTTGAGTTGGCACGTTGCCAAGTTTGATAAATGGCACGCTGCCCTCGTTGATATCGGACACTACGGCACGCTCTACGAGGAATGGCTGGAAGCATGGTCGACTCGTGAAACTCTTAACCAGATTGCATTGGGTGGAAAGTTGGCGGCATTGTATGTCGATTTTAAAGACGGTGTCGCAGTGGAGCCACGCGATGCCTTTACTGCAGAAGATGCTAGGAAAATGGTCGGCCTGGTCGACAAAGTGATCACTACAATTTCTGCTATGGAAGGAACCTTAGATGATCAAACTTTCGAGATGCTGTATTCGACGGCACGGAGGCGGGCAGTGGCGGATTAA
- a CDS encoding reverse transcriptase domain-containing protein has protein sequence MDVDATGRGLERGRLSSGHSSRVLGCEPDVGGRGIVPAAQADRRLAHPHAMPLRASVQTHSLMPLLDVKHLRTALRQCGRRASAPGADKMTLAELRRRSGELLPRLAEQLAEGAWQPGPLRQVGFPTYTGKPMAVFVPTLIDRVVHRALRNAIEPILEAGVLRDWVSGYRPRRNRITALRHAAAHIEAGLRAVADVDVATVSEGASVEQVVDWCAEHIHDGSFLDRVRTALTAMPHPIAPGSGLAPTLINLRLSRPDRLMDELAVVRFADNYVVFTADEAEARRAFTAIRDALARFGLRPNDAKSRVRPRANVEDLFLIGG, from the coding sequence ATGGACGTGGACGCCACTGGGCGGGGGCTTGAGCGGGGCCGTCTTTCCTCTGGGCACAGCTCGCGCGTGTTGGGGTGCGAGCCTGACGTCGGTGGCCGGGGGATCGTGCCTGCCGCTCAAGCAGACCGGAGGCTAGCGCACCCGCACGCTATGCCGCTACGCGCCTCTGTGCAGACGCATTCGCTGATGCCGTTGCTGGACGTGAAACATCTCCGCACGGCACTGCGGCAGTGTGGCCGGCGCGCCTCGGCACCCGGCGCGGACAAGATGACGCTGGCGGAGTTGCGTCGCCGGTCGGGCGAACTGTTGCCTCGGCTGGCCGAGCAGTTGGCCGAGGGCGCGTGGCAGCCAGGGCCCTTGCGGCAGGTGGGGTTCCCGACTTACACCGGCAAGCCGATGGCGGTCTTCGTTCCCACGCTGATCGATCGGGTCGTGCACCGCGCGTTGCGCAACGCCATCGAGCCGATCTTGGAAGCCGGTGTGCTGCGCGATTGGGTGTCCGGGTACCGGCCCCGCCGCAACCGCATCACCGCGCTACGCCACGCCGCCGCCCACATCGAGGCTGGCCTCCGAGCGGTGGCCGACGTGGATGTGGCGACGGTGTCCGAGGGCGCCTCGGTAGAGCAGGTCGTCGACTGGTGCGCCGAGCACATCCACGACGGCAGCTTCCTGGACCGGGTCCGCACCGCTCTCACCGCGATGCCGCACCCCATCGCGCCCGGTTCAGGACTCGCACCGACGTTGATCAATCTGCGTCTGTCCCGCCCCGACCGGCTCATGGACGAGCTGGCGGTGGTGCGGTTCGCCGACAACTACGTCGTCTTCACGGCGGACGAAGCCGAAGCCCGGCGCGCCTTCACGGCCATCCGTGACGCGCTCGCCCGGTTCGGTCTGCGCCCCAACGACGCCAAGAGCCGAGTGCGACCACGCGCGAACGTCGAAGACCTGTTCCTGATCGGGGGTTGA
- a CDS encoding 5-formyltetrahydrofolate cyclo-ligase codes for MTNSIDSLKNIARAQVWDALTARAAVHDADVHGRIPNFIGAHIAADRLAALPAWKSAQVVKAVPDKAQLPVRARALREGKIVYMAVPRLAKQRPFYLLDPEQLTVPPEQAADSHVAADIAPTVEVDSLLPIDLIVCGSVAVNRRGVRLGKGAGYSDLEVALLQEAGLIRPETVIATTVHSLQVVDGDLPESEHDFSVDLIVTPDEVISCGPSRRPSGLLWERLPAEKIAAIPALASRASALRRSQGAT; via the coding sequence GTGACCAACTCCATCGATAGCCTGAAGAACATAGCTCGCGCACAGGTCTGGGATGCCCTCACGGCCCGAGCCGCCGTACACGATGCTGACGTACACGGCCGTATCCCCAACTTCATCGGTGCGCACATCGCCGCTGACCGTCTCGCCGCATTGCCAGCCTGGAAGTCGGCCCAGGTCGTCAAAGCCGTACCGGACAAGGCGCAACTCCCAGTCCGAGCACGAGCGTTAAGGGAGGGCAAGATCGTCTACATGGCTGTCCCGAGGCTGGCGAAGCAGCGGCCCTTCTACCTGCTTGACCCCGAACAACTCACCGTGCCCCCAGAGCAGGCGGCCGACAGTCACGTCGCCGCAGACATCGCACCCACGGTCGAGGTGGACAGCCTGCTGCCGATCGACCTCATCGTGTGCGGCAGTGTCGCGGTGAACCGTCGCGGCGTCAGGCTGGGCAAGGGAGCTGGCTACTCAGACCTTGAGGTAGCGCTCCTGCAGGAAGCGGGCCTCATCCGACCCGAGACTGTGATTGCTACCACCGTGCACTCACTCCAAGTCGTCGACGGCGACCTGCCTGAGTCGGAGCACGACTTCAGCGTTGATCTCATCGTCACGCCTGACGAGGTGATCAGTTGCGGTCCATCACGTCGCCCGTCAGGCTTGCTGTGGGAGCGCCTCCCTGCCGAGAAGATCGCCGCCATCCCGGCTCTCGCCTCACGGGCCTCCGCACTTCGTCGAAGCCAAGGTGCGACCTGA
- a CDS encoding PIG-L family deacetylase, with product MATFTPPGSVLTVMAHPDDAELWAGGTLALCAAAGAATTIAVPRHPEPRATEAAAGAAVLGAGLYQIEHATAAALGELLRETRPEVVITHPLRDVHPDHRHIVEALLDALPEVVIATGYPRRVYTTDSYNGLTLDGPVSAHTIVDITDTWGAKRRAVAAHVSQPVAEHFGPMAETLARLWGARIGVAYAENFIPLPVLGRLPAATAL from the coding sequence ATGGCCACATTCACCCCACCCGGTTCCGTACTCACCGTGATGGCCCACCCCGACGACGCCGAACTCTGGGCGGGCGGAACGCTCGCGTTGTGCGCCGCCGCCGGAGCCGCCACCACCATCGCCGTGCCCCGCCATCCCGAGCCGCGCGCAACAGAAGCCGCCGCCGGCGCCGCAGTCCTCGGTGCCGGGCTCTACCAGATCGAGCACGCCACCGCGGCGGCCCTGGGCGAGCTCCTGCGCGAGACCCGTCCCGAGGTCGTCATCACCCATCCGCTTCGCGATGTGCACCCCGACCACCGACACATCGTGGAGGCCCTGCTCGATGCCCTGCCCGAGGTCGTCATCGCCACCGGGTACCCGCGACGGGTCTACACGACCGACAGCTACAACGGTCTCACTCTCGACGGCCCGGTCTCCGCGCACACGATCGTCGACATCACCGACACCTGGGGCGCCAAGCGACGCGCCGTGGCCGCACACGTCTCACAACCCGTCGCCGAGCACTTCGGGCCGATGGCCGAGACCCTCGCCCGGCTCTGGGGCGCGCGCATCGGGGTCGCCTACGCCGAGAATTTCATACCGCTTCCCGTCCTTGGTCGCCTTCCTGCCGCCACCGCACTGTGA
- a CDS encoding SUMF1/EgtB/PvdO family nonheme iron enzyme produces the protein MSIEWIEVPGGICAFGDEARSVPVGTLLWTRTPIIRAQLRGERGGEHGALPVTGISHAQAIEIAQALGGRLPTSAEWEWMAGGPSRRRWPWGDQDWTPELANLRDSGLDTTSPVDAHLAGATPEGLVDVAGNVWEWTARATMGCGVTLRGGSYASPLLYARTTFLNAAPAELVSPGIGMRVVRHP, from the coding sequence GTGAGCATCGAGTGGATCGAGGTGCCCGGCGGAATCTGCGCGTTCGGCGATGAGGCTCGGTCAGTCCCGGTGGGCACGCTGTTGTGGACGCGCACCCCGATCATCCGCGCCCAACTGCGCGGTGAACGCGGTGGTGAACATGGCGCGCTTCCGGTTACCGGGATCAGCCACGCCCAAGCCATCGAGATCGCGCAAGCCTTGGGAGGCCGACTGCCCACCTCGGCGGAGTGGGAGTGGATGGCGGGCGGCCCCTCACGGCGACGCTGGCCGTGGGGTGATCAGGACTGGACCCCGGAGTTGGCGAACCTGCGCGACTCCGGCCTCGATACCACCAGCCCGGTCGACGCCCACCTCGCCGGGGCGACCCCGGAAGGGCTGGTGGACGTGGCGGGCAACGTCTGGGAGTGGACCGCCCGCGCCACGATGGGGTGCGGCGTCACGCTGCGCGGCGGCTCCTACGCCTCGCCCCTGCTGTACGCGCGCACCACGTTCCTCAACGCCGCGCCCGCCGAGCTGGTCTCGCCGGGCATCGGGATGCGGGTGGTGCGCCACCCATGA
- a CDS encoding 5'-3' exonuclease H3TH domain-containing protein — protein MVDGHNLLWRGAFGFPAPIHSRDKTRELTAEFAFFALLRVAIRDEFSTTPPEVLVVFDGEHGAVERQAADRDYKANRTVDEDALKPIRAIPHVQAALNAYGLAWIEIDTAEADDVIATLVKHTRHDDPDRELWIMSGDRDFYQLLDANVRVLNTAMKRGHRHIGPVDVCERYNVSPEQWADFRALTGDPSDNIAGVRGIGAGTAAKLLASGLVLDRLPDSGRLTGAKGTAVTNAWDQVLGWRDLIRMRTDLDLPLLPSGRCSPALPTPAEVIDKLGLW, from the coding sequence CTGGTAGACGGCCACAACCTGCTCTGGCGCGGCGCGTTTGGGTTCCCAGCGCCGATCCACTCCCGCGACAAGACCCGCGAACTCACCGCCGAGTTCGCCTTCTTTGCGCTACTGCGCGTGGCCATCCGCGACGAGTTCTCCACCACCCCGCCCGAGGTTCTCGTCGTGTTCGACGGTGAACACGGCGCAGTCGAGCGCCAAGCCGCTGACCGTGACTACAAAGCCAACCGGACCGTCGACGAGGACGCTCTCAAGCCCATCCGGGCCATCCCGCACGTCCAGGCCGCGCTGAACGCCTACGGACTGGCGTGGATCGAGATCGACACCGCCGAAGCCGACGACGTCATCGCCACCCTCGTGAAACACACCCGCCACGACGATCCCGACCGCGAGTTGTGGATCATGTCCGGCGACCGCGACTTCTACCAACTCCTGGACGCCAACGTGCGGGTGCTCAACACCGCGATGAAACGGGGGCACCGCCACATCGGACCCGTCGACGTGTGCGAGCGCTACAACGTCTCACCCGAGCAGTGGGCGGACTTCCGCGCCTTGACCGGCGACCCGTCCGACAACATCGCCGGTGTCAGGGGCATCGGGGCGGGCACCGCTGCCAAGCTCCTGGCCAGCGGTCTCGTGCTCGACCGGCTTCCCGACTCCGGGCGACTGACCGGAGCCAAGGGCACCGCCGTCACCAATGCCTGGGACCAAGTCCTCGGCTGGCGCGACCTCATCAGGATGCGAACCGACCTCGACCTCCCGCTCTTGCCCAGCGGCCGGTGCAGCCCAGCCTTGCCCACGCCCGCCGAAGTCATCGACAAGCTCGGCCTCTGGTGA
- the queC gene encoding 7-cyano-7-deazaguanine synthase QueC: protein MSIDHSAHRHPQHAVVIASGGLDSTVLAYWLAARHSRLTLVSFDYGQRHRVELDHAAEIARLLDSPHRVIDLTSLGALLTGSALTDASVAVPDGHYTDESMAATVVPNRNAVMLDIAVAIAIAVRADAVAFGAHGGDHTIYPDCRPSFVERFARSVQAANEGLLAPGFQVLAPFLTLTKTDIVRLGQALAVPFASTWSCYRGHQMHCGTCGTCTERQEAFRDNDIADPTVYRAA from the coding sequence GTGTCGATCGACCACTCCGCGCACCGCCATCCCCAGCACGCGGTCGTCATCGCCTCCGGTGGCTTGGACTCCACCGTGCTGGCCTACTGGCTGGCAGCCCGTCACAGCCGCCTGACCCTGGTGTCTTTCGACTACGGGCAGCGGCACCGCGTCGAACTCGACCACGCCGCCGAGATCGCCCGGCTGCTCGACAGCCCGCACCGCGTCATCGATCTCACCAGCCTGGGCGCACTGCTGACCGGTTCGGCCCTGACCGATGCCTCGGTGGCGGTGCCGGACGGGCACTACACCGACGAGTCGATGGCGGCCACGGTGGTGCCCAACCGCAACGCGGTCATGCTCGACATCGCCGTGGCGATCGCCATCGCGGTGCGCGCCGACGCGGTCGCCTTCGGCGCGCACGGTGGGGACCACACGATCTACCCGGACTGCAGGCCCTCGTTCGTGGAACGGTTCGCCCGCAGCGTTCAGGCGGCCAACGAGGGCCTGCTCGCACCAGGTTTCCAAGTACTCGCCCCATTTCTGACGCTGACCAAGACCGACATCGTGCGTCTCGGGCAAGCGCTGGCAGTGCCGTTCGCCAGCACGTGGTCCTGCTACCGGGGCCACCAGATGCACTGCGGCACCTGCGGCACCTGCACCGAACGCCAGGAAGCCTTCCGTGACAACGACATCGCCGACCCCACCGTGTACCGGGCAGCGTAG
- a CDS encoding DUF6884 domain-containing protein, producing MTSSSAGGLEPEQGLIVVSCSREKLVTSSPVPALELYQGALVPLLRNHLAPIHRARVRVLSAEHGLLRPESLVGTYEHKLRSRGEALALQARVAKRLTVDLRAGALRHVLVVLEPLYVTAAECLFDYAPPLALTLLPNPGDWSGANAVLTRWGWL from the coding sequence ATGACGTCCTCATCCGCCGGCGGGCTCGAGCCCGAGCAGGGACTGATTGTCGTGTCTTGCAGCCGGGAGAAATTGGTCACCAGCAGCCCGGTTCCGGCACTGGAGCTGTACCAGGGGGCGCTCGTTCCCCTTCTGCGGAACCACCTCGCTCCCATTCACCGGGCACGGGTGCGCGTGCTGTCGGCTGAACATGGCCTGCTTCGGCCCGAAAGCCTTGTCGGCACCTACGAGCACAAGCTGCGCTCCCGCGGCGAGGCGCTAGCCCTCCAGGCCCGCGTGGCGAAGCGCCTGACCGTCGACCTGCGCGCCGGGGCTTTGCGGCACGTCCTGGTGGTACTGGAGCCCCTGTACGTGACCGCCGCCGAGTGCCTGTTCGACTACGCGCCGCCGCTGGCGTTGACGCTGCTGCCCAACCCCGGCGACTGGTCCGGCGCGAACGCGGTGCTGACCCGCTGGGGCTGGCTATGA
- a CDS encoding radical SAM protein, whose product MTTTSAITARGSARRTVACGTRGGIGVVHDPLTGLTHRADHPLLPGRTTMSTDGVTVLPDVHPGELGDTMPVSVCWSPIVRCNLACPHCLDDKTVPELNCGERGEVATRIASSGVLGVDVSGGEPLLIRELPTLLDVLVDGGCAVSVTTNGSHLPRRAEALASRVDAIRVSLDGPDPERNDRWRGEGSFAKAVSGIRAALAHGIPTQIQTVLMRSTIAHLPALVDLADRLGVHGVTVLQYLPFGEGAALADVEQVPDDQAHDLIAALAPAPVAVRLRTRADAAGFTVVRADGQVWRNTTDATAIAALRPLTGPGSLALTGRDGSA is encoded by the coding sequence ATGACCACGACTTCCGCGATTACCGCGCGCGGTTCGGCACGCCGCACGGTCGCCTGCGGCACACGAGGCGGGATCGGTGTCGTCCACGACCCGCTCACCGGCCTGACCCATCGCGCCGATCACCCCCTCCTGCCCGGGCGCACCACCATGAGCACCGACGGCGTCACGGTCCTGCCCGACGTTCACCCCGGCGAACTGGGCGACACGATGCCGGTCAGCGTGTGCTGGTCGCCCATCGTGCGCTGCAACCTGGCCTGCCCGCATTGCCTGGACGACAAGACCGTCCCCGAGTTGAACTGCGGCGAGCGCGGCGAGGTCGCCACCAGGATCGCGTCCTCGGGCGTGCTCGGGGTGGACGTCTCCGGCGGCGAACCGCTGCTCATCCGAGAACTGCCCACCCTGCTCGACGTCCTCGTCGACGGCGGTTGCGCGGTCAGCGTCACCACCAACGGCAGCCACCTTCCCCGCCGCGCCGAAGCCCTCGCCAGCCGCGTGGACGCCATCCGAGTCAGCTTGGACGGCCCAGATCCCGAGCGGAACGACCGATGGCGTGGCGAGGGCAGCTTCGCCAAGGCCGTCTCCGGAATCCGCGCCGCCCTCGCCCACGGCATCCCCACCCAGATCCAGACCGTGCTCATGCGCTCCACCATCGCCCACCTGCCCGCTCTGGTCGACCTGGCCGACCGGCTGGGCGTCCACGGCGTGACCGTTCTGCAGTACCTGCCCTTCGGCGAGGGGGCCGCGCTCGCCGACGTCGAGCAGGTGCCCGACGACCAGGCCCACGACCTGATCGCGGCCCTGGCACCAGCCCCGGTCGCCGTGCGGCTGCGCACCCGCGCCGACGCCGCCGGATTCACCGTCGTCCGCGCCGACGGACAGGTCTGGCGCAACACCACCGACGCCACCGCCATCGCCGCCCTGCGCCCCCTGACGGGCCCCGGCAGCCTGGCTCTGACAGGACGGGACGGCTCGGCATGA
- a CDS encoding helix-turn-helix transcriptional regulator: MTPRRESLARRRAAMGYTQESFATRVKVDRSSVARWERGTQSPQPWNQADVAKALAISPEVLEQYLSEKPTSTSLNGDHVSYALQRPTGVDLVAVAQLRQEVQELDARYDRAPSIPLLAEAGPTFGQIAFLVREAPYGRVRRELKAVEAEAATLMGQLVWDASQRHDQHSARTYFDQAATAARELGDVTAEGHAMLRASYLALYGDHDPHAGLVLTRHVADTTSATSAVLTGLALLHSAEAHAMLGDERSCELALAEAESRFGKVTENDPAYHIFSGGQFARLMGSCYLFLGHHRRAQQILEKVARATRRSSKSRAIILGNLSLAQVRQGEPDAAAAVLHEAIDLVETTRGGGGMNIVFDAARELRRWRAEPFVQDVHDRLLSLMTAA, from the coding sequence ATGACGCCGCGACGAGAGAGCCTGGCCCGGCGAAGGGCGGCGATGGGATACACGCAGGAGAGCTTCGCTACCCGCGTCAAGGTCGACCGCTCCAGTGTTGCGCGATGGGAGCGCGGTACCCAGTCGCCCCAGCCGTGGAACCAGGCTGATGTCGCGAAGGCCCTCGCGATCTCCCCAGAGGTACTGGAGCAATACCTCTCCGAGAAGCCGACCAGCACATCGCTCAACGGCGACCACGTGAGCTACGCGTTGCAGCGCCCGACGGGTGTCGATCTCGTCGCAGTCGCCCAACTCCGACAGGAAGTGCAAGAGCTGGATGCGCGCTACGATCGCGCCCCTTCCATTCCACTACTGGCCGAGGCAGGCCCAACCTTCGGTCAGATCGCCTTTCTCGTTCGTGAGGCACCGTACGGACGTGTTCGACGCGAGTTGAAAGCGGTAGAAGCCGAGGCAGCGACACTCATGGGGCAACTGGTCTGGGATGCCTCGCAGCGCCACGATCAACATAGCGCGCGTACCTACTTCGACCAGGCCGCAACTGCCGCCCGTGAACTCGGGGATGTGACCGCGGAAGGCCACGCGATGCTTCGGGCGAGCTATCTCGCCCTCTACGGAGACCACGATCCTCACGCCGGCCTCGTGCTCACCCGCCACGTTGCGGACACGACGTCAGCGACCAGCGCCGTGCTGACCGGACTAGCATTGCTCCACAGCGCGGAAGCCCACGCCATGCTCGGAGATGAGCGCAGTTGCGAATTGGCGCTCGCGGAGGCTGAGAGCCGCTTCGGTAAAGTTACCGAGAACGATCCTGCCTATCACATATTCTCGGGTGGTCAATTCGCCCGGCTCATGGGTTCCTGTTACCTGTTCCTCGGCCACCACCGACGTGCTCAGCAAATTTTGGAAAAAGTTGCGCGCGCGACACGACGGTCGAGTAAGTCACGGGCGATCATCCTCGGCAACCTTTCACTCGCGCAGGTTCGGCAAGGTGAGCCAGACGCCGCCGCCGCAGTCCTGCACGAGGCCATTGACCTCGTCGAGACCACCCGAGGCGGAGGAGGCATGAACATTGTCTTCGACGCCGCCCGAGAATTGCGGCGTTGGCGGGCCGAGCCCTTTGTCCAGGATGTCCACGACCGCCTGCTGTCTCTGATGACCGCCGCGTAA
- a CDS encoding glycosyltransferase family 4 protein, giving the protein MLDASRPLTIAFVLASYTRDAPAGMERATAALARGLRQLGHRALIITASAPAEGITAEEDLIVLGSVGVDFPTEDNDLRNAISTHGQDRIIAKDLRRLYRRHRVDIAVYVDALWGLGRLAPTYEGVRSVLAMHVIGHDEDLRPALERADVVIAPSATVLAQAHDRGFDSAGWTVVPNALLAEHTPPDPEHRERLRHRGLVRVLARLGPEKNVHALLDAGQLVEHPIEIVLAAAGFEQHLGAQAAEYRRCDHSAARLFKGSIHGDGLPWDQVQPWLAEAAVIIVPSTKETFGLVALEAMSAGTPVITFDVGNLPTLVGTGEDAGGIVVPASHGEFGLWSAAELLLDDPVGYAALSRAAYYRSRDYMPTTVAHDFIKAVR; this is encoded by the coding sequence ATGCTTGACGCCAGCAGGCCGCTGACCATCGCATTCGTCCTGGCCTCCTACACGCGCGACGCCCCCGCCGGGATGGAGCGCGCGACCGCCGCCCTCGCCCGTGGGCTGCGCCAGCTCGGACACCGCGCCCTGATCATCACCGCCTCAGCCCCGGCCGAAGGGATCACGGCAGAGGAGGACCTGATCGTGCTCGGCTCGGTCGGGGTCGACTTCCCCACCGAGGACAACGACCTGCGGAACGCGATCAGCACCCACGGCCAAGACCGCATCATCGCCAAGGACCTACGGCGCCTATACCGCCGCCACCGGGTCGACATCGCCGTATACGTCGACGCCCTGTGGGGACTCGGTCGGCTCGCCCCCACCTACGAAGGTGTGCGTTCGGTGCTGGCGATGCACGTGATCGGCCACGACGAGGACCTGCGCCCCGCTCTGGAACGCGCGGACGTGGTGATCGCACCGTCCGCCACCGTCCTCGCCCAAGCTCACGACCGCGGCTTCGACAGCGCCGGCTGGACGGTGGTGCCCAACGCACTGCTCGCCGAGCACACACCGCCCGACCCCGAGCACCGGGAACGCCTCCGGCACCGTGGCCTCGTGCGAGTGCTGGCCCGACTCGGCCCCGAGAAGAACGTCCACGCCCTGCTGGACGCAGGCCAGCTCGTCGAGCACCCCATCGAGATCGTTCTCGCCGCCGCCGGGTTCGAGCAGCACCTCGGTGCGCAGGCCGCCGAGTACCGCCGCTGCGACCATTCCGCCGCCCGGCTGTTCAAGGGCAGCATCCACGGCGACGGTCTGCCGTGGGATCAGGTCCAGCCGTGGCTGGCCGAAGCCGCCGTGATCATCGTGCCCTCGACAAAGGAGACCTTCGGGCTCGTCGCGCTGGAGGCGATGAGCGCGGGCACCCCGGTCATCACCTTCGACGTCGGCAACCTGCCCACGCTCGTCGGCACCGGTGAGGACGCCGGAGGGATCGTGGTGCCCGCCTCGCACGGCGAGTTCGGCCTCTGGAGTGCCGCCGAACTCCTCCTCGACGACCCGGTAGGCTACGCAGCGCTATCACGGGCTGCGTACTACCGCTCGCGGGACTATATGCCCACCACAGTCGCCCACGACTTCATCAAGGCGGTGCGCTGA